The Zygotorulaspora mrakii chromosome 3, complete sequence genome includes a region encoding these proteins:
- the NOP4 gene encoding mRNA-binding ribosome biosynthesis protein NOP4 (similar to Saccharomyces cerevisiae NOP4 (YPL043W); ancestral locus Anc_8.491), which produces MEDVENENSPHGVGENVQKDVQEDVQKNVKSRLNNDGGLDMKTLFVRGIPTEVTDGELGEFFSSFAPIKHAVIVKNAEKISRGFGFVSFAVEDDTKEALKQARKTRLNNQLLRVDVAKRRDRTRENADKIAKAKADELPENIASAARFDEESLLKGKPKLIIRNMPWSCRDPQKLKNIFSRYGTVVEATIPRKRDGKLCGFAFVTMKRLANCHNAIEESKDLKIDGRKVAVDFAVQKNKWEDFKTLSKADEDTEKGDEAKEESESRSTSGSDDEESDQSEEEEGAENEDEDSEEEEVHKKANTPLRNTVENYSIFVRNVPYDATESSLADHFSKFGPVKYALPVIDRETGLAKGTAFVAFKNEDACKNCLRNAPAAGATSLLIGDDVLPEYVYEGRVLSISPTLKREDAGNMAERNAAKRKEAFGKSPGERDRRNMYLLNEGKVTEGSKLASLLSVKDMEIRDASFKLRVEQLKKNPSLHLSMTRLAIRNLPRAMTDKGLKALGRKGVVEFATQVKNNERHPLSKEELVRSTKEKYKFMSPEDIERQKKKDRKHGVVTQAKVIMEVKGSSVGRSRGYGFIEYKDHKHALMGLRWLNVHQVTKSEVMEGLDEKEKRAADSESFTARRLCVEFAIENANVVKRRRERVKQARDTSKRKYEDEPSTTEAEANKRPKLENAGEDQKKKQSDMSDETKRLIGIKRKRKSHKR; this is translated from the coding sequence ATGGAAGACGTAGAGAACGAAAATTCGCCGCATGGTGTCGGTGAAAATGTTCAGAAAGATGTTCAGGAAGATGTGCAGAAAAACGTCAAAAGCCGCCTCAATAATGATGGGGGATTGGATATGAAGACTTTATTTGTCAGAGGTATTCCAACTGAAGTTACTGATGGAGAATTGGGCGAATTTTTTTCTAGTTTTGCTCCGATCAAGCATGCTGTGATTGTCAAGAAtgcagaaaaaatatcaagagGATTCGGGTTTGTTAGTTTTGCGGTCGAAGATGATACTAAAGAGGCTTTAAAGCAAGCGAGGAAGACGAGACTCAATAATCAACTCCTTAGGGTCGATGTTGCCAAGAGAAGAGATCGTACCAGAGAAAATGCTGATAAGATAGCGAAGGCGAAGGCTGATGAGCTTCCAGAAAACATTGCTTCTGCCGCTcgttttgatgaagaatctTTATTGAAAGGCAAACCAAAGTTAATTATCAGAAATATGCCATGGAGCTGTCGTGATCCCCAAAAGCTAAAGAATATCTTCAGCAGATATGGAACCGTGGTGGAGGCTACTATCCCCAGAAAACGTGACGGGAAGCTATGTGGGTTTGCATTTGTTACCATGAAGAGATTGGCAAACTGCCATAACGCCATTGAAGAATCTAAAGATTTAAAGATCGATGGAAGGAAAGTTGCAGTTGATTTCGCTGTTCAGAAGAATAAATGGGAGGACTTTAAGACGTTATCAAAAGCAGATGAAGACACAGAAAAGGGCGATGAGGCGAAAGAAGAATCTGAATCCCGCTCAACATCTGGaagtgatgatgaggaaagTGATCAATCcgaggaagaagaaggtgCAGAAAACGAAGACGAAGATAGCGAGGAGGAAGAAGTTCATAAAAAGGCAAATACACCACTAAGGAACACAGTAGAGAACTATTCCATTTTTGTTAGAAATGTTCCATATGATGCCACAGAATCTTCGTTGGCTGATCACTTTAGCAAGTTTGGGCCTGTAAAGTATGCATTGCCCGTTATTGATAGGGAGACTGGTTTGGCAAAAGGTACAGCTTTTGTTGCATTTAAAAATGAGGATGCCTGCAAAAATTGTCTGCGTAACGCACCAGCTGCGGGTGCCACTTCTTTATTGATCGGTGATGATGTTTTACCAGAATACGTGTATGAGGGTCGTGTTCTATCAATATCGCCCACCTTGAAACGGGAAGATGCCGGGAATATGGCCGAAAGAAATGCTGCAAAGAGGAAAGAAGCATTTGGTAAATCGCCTGGTGAACGTGATAGACGTAATATGTATCTCCTGAATGAAGGTAAAGTTACAGAAGGCTCTAAATTGGCATCTCTGCTTTCCGTGAAGGACATGGAGATTAGAGATGCGTCTTTTAAACTGAGAGTagaacaattgaaaaaaaatccatcTTTGCATTTATCGATGACCAGATTGGCCATAAGAAATCTTCCAAGAGCTATGACTGATAAAGGTTTAAAGGCGTTGGGAAGAAAAGGTGTCGTTGAGTTCGCTACACAAGTTAAAAATAATGAGAGGCATCCATTGAGTAAGGAAGAACTTGTAAGGTCAACGAAGGAGAAATATAAATTCATGTCTCCCGAGGATATAGAGcgtcaaaagaaaaaagatagGAAACATGGTGTTGTCACGCAAGCGAAAGTCATCATGGAAGTCAAGGGGTCCTCGGTCGGCAGAAGTAGAGGTTACGGTTTCATCGAATATAAAGATCATAAGCATGCATTAATGGGTTTGAGATGGCTTAATGTGCATCAAGTAACTAAAAGCGAAGTGATGGAGGGACTTGAcgagaaagagaaaagggCAGCGGATTCAGAAAGTTTTACTGCGAGACGTTTATGTGTTGAATTCGCCATCGAAAATGCAAATGTGGtaaagagaagaagagaaaggGTCAAGCAAGCCAGAGATAcatcaaaaagaaagtaTGAAGACGAACCATCCACTACGGAAGCGGAGGCCAACAAAAGACCTAAGCTGGAGAATGCAGGCGAGGaccaaaagaagaagcagaGTGATATGAGTGACGAGACCAAGAGGCTCATCGGTATCAAACGTAAAAGAAAGAGTCACAAACGCTAG
- a CDS encoding uncharacterized protein (similar to Saccharomyces cerevisiae YPL039W; ancestral locus Anc_8.487) → MRRAGGDKYNGRAEKWSNNEEYQHSITNSKRHRRCNDNRAGLPVLSVNKFMVWYFTKNILSNYSRVFLSSGSTTEAEYENKVSKILETILKRAQSTNLHFKKICCIVIKFAESCNADTNYMKFLKYDFLKLLVVSFVFTDRRKGILDFNLYSRITGMPVEEIKNCCLIVRPVLMKHRGPKNETVVDGTPGTIGTRQLLDCGIEQSAGTISVEDRKTNGIVSVEESGVEVHESDIENFNKMGIKMVKEYLNLA, encoded by the coding sequence ATGCGTCGTGCAGGTGGTGACAAATATAATGGGCGGGCTGAAAAATGGTCCAATAATGAGGAGTATCAGCACTCGATCACTAATTCCAAAAGGCACCGGCGCTGCAATGATAATAGGGCTGGGCTGCCAGTGTTGTCCGTAAATAAATTCATGGTATGGTACTTTACTAAAAACATTTTAAGCAACTATTCGAGAGTCTTCCTATCTTCCGGATCAACAACTGAAGCAGAATATGAAAACAAAGTCAgcaaaattttggaaacaatattgaaaagagcACAGTCTACAAACTTACATTTTAAGAAAATTTGCTGTATAGTCATAAAATTTGCCGAAAGTTGTAATGCAGATACCAATTatatgaaatttctgaaatacGACTTCCTAAAGCTGTTGGTGGTTTCGTTTGTGTTTACTGACAGGAGAAAGGGAATCCttgatttcaatttatACTCGAGAATCACAGGAATGCCTGTTGAAGAGATAAAAAACTGTTGCCTAATTGTTCGACCAGTTTTGATGAAGCACCGTGGCCcgaaaaatgaaacagTTGTTGACGGGACTCCCGGTACGATTGGTACGAGGCAATTACTTGATTGCGGCATAGAACAGAGTGCTGGCACTATTTCGGTTGAAGATCGCAAAACAAATGGTATAGTTTCTGTTGAGGAATCGGGTGTTGAAGTTCACGAGTCGGACATagaaaacttcaacaaGATGGGTataaaaatggtaaaagaatatttgaatCTAGCTTAA
- the MET31 gene encoding Met31p (similar to Saccharomyces cerevisiae MET32 (YDR253C) and MET31 (YPL038W); ancestral locus Anc_8.486): MSEEAIFFRQAAEAIVATSLNAADLDPTIKELLSRIKYVNPNLQGNRRFQDPEHAVSERTSTTNDRTPVNSGHSSTSTRENTGGLMEDTNNQLLEYFGGQLNSTISGVNSEPFVGAVNVGNESEFGSKPKKHSKNDKTNPVQGHENATDEKKYPCAKCNLIFRRSSDLRRHERTHLPVLPNICSQCGKGFARKDALKRHFNTLTCKRNRNKLLSIGGDINEILERARQTGTGV; this comes from the coding sequence ATGAGTGAAGAAgcgatttttttcagacaAGCTGCAGAGGCCATAGTAGCGACATCATTAAATGCGGCTGATCTGGATCCCACGATCAAAGAACTGTTGAGTCGTATTAAATACGTAAATCCTAACTTACAGGGGAACCGGAGATTTCAAGATCCGGAACACGCAGTTTCAGAAAGAACGAGTACCACGAACGACAGAACACCAGTGAATTCTGGACATTCTAGTACAAGTACCCGTGAGAATACAGGAGGGTTGATGGAAGACACAAATAACCAATTATTAGAGTATTTCGGAGGGCAGCTAAATTCGACTATATCTGGTGTCAACTCCGAGCCGTTTGTCGGGGCAGTTAATGTAGGAAATGAATCTGAATTTGGATCGAAACCGAAAAAGCACAGTAAAAATGACAAGACAAATCCTGTACAGGGTCATGAAAACGCTACTGATGAGAAAAAGTATCCCTGTGCTAAATGTAACCTCATTTTTCGTCGGTCATCAGATCTGCGAAGACATGAAAGAACACATTTGCCAGTTTTACCTAATATATGTTCACAGTGTGGTAAAGGATTCGCGAGAAAGGATGCACTTAAAAGACATTTTAATACGTTAACCTGTAAACGTAATAGAAATAAACTTTTGAGTATCGGAGGTGatataaatgaaattttagaGCGGGCTAGACAAACAGGAACAGGTGTATAG
- the EGD1 gene encoding Egd1p (similar to Saccharomyces cerevisiae BTT1 (YDR252W) and EGD1 (YPL037C); ancestral locus Anc_8.485) has protein sequence MPVDQEKLAKLQKLSAKNKVGGTRRKMPKKTGSLTSSNKDDTKLQSELAKFRAVTVDGVAEANFFKEDGNVLHFNKVGVQTAPQHNTSVFYGIPQEKGLQELFPGIISQMGPEALQALTQLSAQLQQQQQQKGAEGAENAEAKDESIPELVEGQTFEGEVE, from the coding sequence ATGCCAgttgatcaagaaaaattagCCAAATTGCAGAAATTGTCCGCCAAGAACAAGGTTGGTGGTACCAGAAGAAAGATGCCAAAGAAGACTGGTTCATTGACCTCTTCTAACAAGGATGACACCAAGTTACAAAGCGAATTAGCTAAATTCCGTGCTGTCACTGTTGATGGTGTTGCCGAagccaattttttcaaggaAGATGGTAACGTTTTGCATTTCAACAAGGTTGGTGTTCAAACTGCTCCACAACACAACACTTCTGTATTCTACGGTATTCCACAAGAAAAAGGTTTGCAAGAATTGTTCCCAGGCATCATCTCACAAATGGGTCCAGAAGCTTTGCAAGCTTTGACTCAATTGAGTGCTCAAttacaacaacaacaacaacaaaaaggCGCTGAAGGTGCTGAAAATGCCGAGGCCAAGGACGAAAGTATTCCAGAATTGGTTGAAGGCCAAACTTTCGAAGGCGAAGTCGAATAA
- the MRX11 gene encoding Mrx11p (similar to Saccharomyces cerevisiae YPL041C; ancestral locus Anc_8.489), protein MNGRMRSLSPVYRLYGGLGPNGSSLSPFHRYVGLHKHFSTPSGNNSDLTQGPRNNSEEKIQRVIAKSKLLRRLNQNPKFSRYFFKLSEAGITSTVTSFLIMHELTAIAPLFGLWWVFYELDLPDQYELPLYFTNLLNQCGDAMERLVGDKYSEGFDRNRLILSGAISYAIVKFLYPLRVLFSLWAAPYMGKWLLAPFYKITSILKRKDKTKLHKK, encoded by the coding sequence ATGAATGGTCGAATGAGGTCACTGTCTCCAGTATATAGACTGTACGGAGGTTTAGGACCGAACGGAAGTTCACTGTCTCCCTTTCATAGATATGTTGGGCTTCATAAGCACTTCAGCACGCCCAGTGGAAATAACTCAGATTTGACCCAAGGCCCACGCAATAACtctgaagaaaagattcaaagaGTTATAGCCAAATCCAAATTGCTCAGGAGGCTGAACCAAAATCCCAAGTTTTCAcgttatttttttaagCTGAGCGAAGCTGGAATTACATCAACTGTGAcgtcttttttgattatgCACGAATTGACCGCAATAGCACCTTTATTTGGTTTATGGTGGGTGTTCTATGAACTAGATTTGCCAGATCAATATGAACTTCCATTATATTTCACGAATTTGTTGAATCAATGTGGTGATGCCATGGAAAGACTTGTCGGTGATAAGTATAGTGAAGGTTTTGACAGAAACAGGCTAATATTGTCTGGGGCAATTTCATATGCCATTGTAAAGTTTCTATATCCTCTTAGAGTACTGTTTAGCTTGTGGGCTGCTCCATACATGGGGAAATGGCTTCTTGCACCATTCTACAAAATAAcatcaattttgaaacgCAAGGATAAGACAAAATTACACAAAAAATAG
- the SSN3 gene encoding cyclin-dependent serine/threonine protein kinase SSN3 (similar to Saccharomyces cerevisiae SSN3 (YPL042C); ancestral locus Anc_8.490) produces the protein MYNANERVSNGYQQRSQTNGQHRLQQQQIGGKSLWQNPSQQFAPGQTVDMKNGARNVHGKQPMLMANNDVFSIGPYKARKDGSRFSVLEKYEIIGYIAAGTYGKVYKAKRQANNMPCAATDITMDDDGSRMQGSTSNLRNTTEMTTSESMPFFDRRSQESIQNIRVNEQDGISGQVPGPNQDGTSSDKQLKPSSSSSRINVMKKPPSLYFAIKKFKTEREGVEQLHYTGISQSACREMALCRELNNRHLTKLVEIFLEKKSIYMVYDYAEHDLLQIIHFHSHPEKRLIPQKMITSIMWQILDGVSYLHQNWILHRDLKPANIMVTIDGCVKVGDLGLARKFSDMLQTLYTGDKVVVTIWYRAPELLLGARHYTPAIDLWAVGCIFAELIGLQPIFKGEEAKMDSKKSVPFQANQLQRILEVLGTPTSKDWPHIQKYPEYDQLSKFSKFRDSLPTWYHSVGGRDKIALDLLYRLLTYDPITRIDANAALDHDYFTSGENPVCENVFEGLNYKYPARRIHTNDNDIMNVGTHKNKNANPQPPSAVNNSSNALGGLGVNRRILAAAAAAAAAVSGSNLQTNTRNSEPIRKKRR, from the coding sequence ATGTATAATGCCAATGAAAGAGTTTCGAATGGATACCAGCAAAGATCACAAACAAATGGACAACATCGTcttcagcagcagcaaatTGGGGGGAAAAGCCTATGGCAAAATCCTTCCCAGCAATTCGCGCCTGGGCAAACTGttgatatgaaaaatggtgCTAGGAATGTCCATGGGAAGCAGCCAATGCTAATGGCTAATAATGATGTGTTTTCGATAGGACCATATAAAGCTAGGAAGGATGGTTCTAGATTTTCCGTACTTGAAAAGTATGAAATCATTGGCTATATTGCAGCTGGAACTTACGGTAAAGTCTACAAAGCCAAACGACAAGCTAATAACATGCCATGTGCAGCCACAGATATCACAATGGATGATGATGGCTCTAGGATGCAGGGTAGCACATCCAACCTGAGGAATACAACTGAGATGACTACTTCAGAGTCAATGCCGTTTTTTGACAGGCGATCTCAGGAAAGTATTCAGAACATAAGAGTAAATGAACAAGACGGGATTAGTGGGCAAGTACCAGGTCCCAATCAAGATGGCACTAGTTCCGATAAACAACTTAAACCGAGCAGTAGCTCTTCGCGAATAAATGTCATGAAGAAGCCACCCTCATTATACTTTgctatcaaaaaattcaagacAGAGAGGGAAGGTGTTGAACAGTTGCATTATACCGGAATATCACAAAGTGCATGCCGTGAAATGGCTTTATGTCGAGAATTGAATAACAGACATCTCACAAAACTTGTGGAAATATttctggaaaagaaaagcaTTTATATGGTTTACGATTATGCTGAGCATGACTTATTACAGataattcattttcattcacaTCCAGAGAAACGATTAATACCACAAAAGATGATAACCTCAATCATGTGGCAAATTCTAGACGGCGTATCGTATTTACATCAGAATTGGATTCTTCATAGGGACCTGAAACCAGCAAATATTATGGTTACGATTGATGGTTGTGTTAAGGTTGGTGATTTAGGACTGGCGAGAAAGTTTTCCGATATGTTGCAGACGTTATATACAGGTGATAAAGTTGTAGTAACAATTTGGTACAGAGCCCCCGAACTTTTATTAGGTGCAAGACATTATACACCTGCCATAGATCTTTGGGCTGTAGGATGTATATTTGCTGAACTTATTGGTCTTCAGCCGATATTTAAGGGCGAAGAAGCTAAAATGGACTCAAAGAAAAGCGTTCCATTTCAAGCAAACCAATTGCAAAGAATACTAGAAGTTCTTGGAACACCAACCTCTAAAGACTGGCCACATATTCAAAAGTATCCAGAGTATGATCAactttccaaattttccaaGTTCAGAGATAGCTTACCTACTTGGTATCATTCTGTTGGTGGAAGAGATAAAATCGCCTTAGACCTGCTTTACCGTCTTTTGACGTACGATCCTATCACAAGAATCGATGCTAATGCGGCGTTGGATCACGACTACTTTACGAGTGGTGAGAATCCTGTTTGTGAAAACGTTTTTGAAGGGCTCAACTATAAGTATCCAGCAAGAAGAATTCACACTAACGATAATGATATTATGAACGTTGGAACGcataaaaacaaaaacgcTAACCCCCAACCGCCTTCTGCAGTCAATAATTCATCCAATGCTTTGGGTGGTCTCGGAGTAAACAGAAGAATATtggctgctgctgctgctgctgctgccgCCGTGTCAGGAAGTAATTTGCAAACCAACACTCGCAATTCGGAGCCCATACGTAAAAAGAGACGCTAG
- the ISM1 gene encoding isoleucine--tRNA ligase ISM1 (similar to Saccharomyces cerevisiae ISM1 (YPL040C); ancestral locus Anc_8.488), protein MIRRLIFLGPNRRGYSQHAYQKTLNLPDTNFPKRSDIKISIEKLIPQCCEQVYVKQMDTFIRRVWEYDNPLQRGNFVKKHLFTLHDGPPYANGDLHLGHALNKILKDIINRYQLSRGKYVFYKPGWDCHGLPIELKALKDIAESKLESTAPSTIRSLASRHAKKAIETQKKQFKQFGIMTNWDDYYTTMSSKYELKQLTVFREMFSAGIIRRKNKPVYWGAETKTALAEGELEYNENHKSLAAYVKFPLTSESNLRFLEKLPKATMVEFFVEREANQSISCLIWTTTPWTLVANRAICYNEKLTYSLIQLKDDNVIVAKDLIDSLQMLGPHKVLAEFPSTLLEDLEYTNPLLRDGIPRPLLKADYVTSATGTGLVHNAPGHGSDDYLTGLKNKLEIFSPVDNTGRYKLEDIPKHLHDILSENGVPMKVSDLQTSAVILKTLTDIGMLHYSHHYVHSYPYDWRSKKPVIVRATPQWFADLQDVKDLALSSMKEIKFYPERGRTRLTSFIESRNEWCISRQRFWGVPIPAFYKKNEPEVALMTKETIEHIIKVIEKKGINAWFSEDQSDMEEWLPPSLKYQSKSYVRGKDTMDVWFDSGTSWNIVKDFYEDTLKLTDLPEPLSDVYLEGSDQHRGWFQSSLLTKVACSGTPKPPYKQVLTHGFTLDECGIKMSKSIGNTISPSAIINGDKKLRIPALGVDGLRYLVAQADFTTDIVAGKTVFNHAADSLKKFRLTFRFLLGNLKEGAFNILPLSDLRPVDRYTISKLQKLLDRAEQDYRDFNFSKILAAVQYHMTNELSAFYFDMSKDCLYSDAKDSRRRQQVQTTLFHIYDTYRAIMMPILPIMVQESWNYFPQQYFKEMERPESASFWPWPSYDIPKEVMKTFSKNEMVILGAFKTQLKLLGENINSPAQTVVHLVTDSQELPFTTDELKDILQCSKLEVHLNTHIEDSQSPLELKNGSKITLSVKKSLLEKCPRCWNYNVEGKDDLCVRCEDVVRKIIQPRGQQSPNIILKRHH, encoded by the coding sequence ATGATTCGACGCTTAATATTTTTAGGGCCAAACAGGAGAGGTTATTCTCAGCATGCTTATCAAAAGACGTTAAATTTACCGGATACTAATTTCCCCAAAAGGTCAGATATAAAGATAAGTATTGAGAAGCTGATTCCACAATGTTGTGAGCAAGTGTATGTGAAACAAATGGATACATTTATACGCCGCGTGTGGGAATACGATAATCCCTTGCAGAGAGGAAATTTTGTCAAGAAGCATTTGTTTACTCTACATGATGGTCCCCCGTATGCTAATGGAGATTTACACCTGGGACACGCACTGAACAAAATTCTCAAGGATATCATAAACCGTTACCAATTATCTAGAGGCAAGTATGTGTTTTATAAACCAGGTTGGGATTGTCATGGTCTACCAATTGAGTTGAAAGCACTAAAAGACATCGCTGAAAGTAAACTAGAGTCCACTGCCCCTTCAACAATAAGGTCATTGGCTAGCAGACatgcaaaaaaagcaattgaaactcaaaagaaacaatTCAAACAATTTGGTATTATGACTAATTGGGATGACTATTACACGACGATGAGTTCTAAATATGAGCTAAAGCAACTCACAGTATTCCGAGAGATGTTCTCTGCAGGCATTATAcgaagaaagaataaacCTGTCTATTGGGGTGCGGAAACTAAAACAGCCCTTGCTGAAGGGGAACTAGAGTATAATGAAAATCATAAATCCTTAGCGGCATATGTGAAATTTCCCTTAACTTCAGAGTCCAACCTGAGATTCTTAGAGAAGCTACCTAAAGCAACCATGGTTGAATTCTTCGTTGAACGAGAAGCTAACCAGTCTATCAGCTGCCTTATTTGGACCACAACGCCATGGACTCTCGTTGCCAATCGAGCCATATGttacaatgaaaaactcACTTACTCTCTGATTCAACTCAAGGATGATAACGTCATCGTTGCAAAAGATTTAATTGATAGTCTGCAAATGTTGGGACCGCATAAAGTATTAGCGGAATTTCCTTCAACATTACTCGAAGATTTGGAATATACTAACCCGCTCCTCAGAGATGGTATTCCACGACCTTTATTGAAAGCCGATTACGTCACAAGTGCTACGGGAACAGGACTTGTTCACAATGCTCCTGGCCATGGCTCCGATGATTACTTGACAGGATTGAAGAATAAACTGGAGATATTTTCACCGGTTGACAATACCGGACGCTATAAACTTGAAGATATACCTAAACATTTGCACGATATTTTATCTGAAAACGGTGTACCAATGAAAGTATCCGATTTGCAGACTTCAGCTgtaattttgaaaacgcTTACGGATATAGGTATGCTCCATTATTCTCACCATTATGTGCATTCCTATCCTTACGATTGGAGATCAAAGAAACCTGTCATAGTTAGAGCTACTCCGCAATGGTTTGCAGATCTGCAAGATGTTAAGGATCTAGCCCTGAGTAGCATGAAGgaaataaaattttatcCCGAACGCGGTAGAACTAGATTAACATCTTTCATCGAAAGTAGAAATGAATGGTGCATATCAAGACAAAGATTCTGGGGAGTTCCGATACCAGCattttataaaaaaaacgaaCCAGAGGTGGCGCTCATGACCAAAGAAACAATTGAACATATCATTAAAGTTatcgaaaaaaaaggtataAATGCATGGTTTTCAGAAGACCAGAGCGATATGGAAGAATGGCTACCCCCAAGCCTAAAATATCAAAGTAAATCATATGTAAGGGGCAAAGATACCATGGATGTTTGGTTTGACAGTGGAACTTCTTGGAATATCGTGAAAGATTTTTATGAAGATACACTGAAATTGACAGATTTACCAGAACCACTCAGTGACGTGTATTTAGAGGGTTCGGATCAGCACAGGGGTTGGtttcaaagttctttaCTAACAAAGGTAGCTTGCTCAGGTACTCCAAAACCTCCATATAAGCAAGTACTTACACATGGTTTCACACTGGACGAATGCGGGATTAAGATGTCCAAGTCAATAGGCAATACCATTTCCCCATCAGCGATCATTAATGGGGATAAAAAATTACGAATTCCTGCTCTTGGTGTCGATGGTTTGAGGTATCTCGTTGCACAAGCTGATTTCACAACAGATATAGTAGCAGGCAAAACTGTGTTTAACCATGCTGCCGATTCCCTCAAGAAATTTAGGTTAACTTTTCGCTTCCTGTTAGgcaatttgaaagaggGTGCATTCAATATTTTACCATTAAGCGACCTACGTCCTGTTGATCGATATACAATATCGAAATTACAGAAGCTGCTTGATCGAGCTGAACAGGATTACCGCGattttaatttttccaaaattttggcAGCTGTTCAGTACCATATGACTAACGAATTATCAGCATTTTACTTTGACATGTCCAAAGACTGTCTTTATTCTGATGCAAAAGACTCACGGAGGAGACAGCAAGTTCAAACGACTTTGTTTCATATTTATGATACATATCGTGCGATTATGATGCCAATTTTACCCATAATGGTTCAAGAGTCCTGGAACTATTTTCCACAACAATACTTTAAGGAAATGGAAAGACCAGAATCTGCATCCTTTTGGCCTTGGCCATCTTATGATATCCCTAAAGAAGTTATGAAgactttttccaaaaatgaaatggtCATTCTTGGTGCATTCAAGACACAACTGAAACTACTTGGTGAGAATATAAATAGCCCAGCTCAAACGGTAGTACATCTTGTCACAGATAGTCAAGAATTACCATTTACAACCGACGAGCTAAAGGACATTTTGCAGTGCAGCAAGCTAGAGGTACATCTTAACACGCATATTGAAGATTCACAAAGTCCGTTAGAACTCAAAAATGGGTCAAAAATTACATTATCAGTGAAAAAAAGCCTTCTAGAGAAATGCCCCAGATGTTGGAATTACAATgttgaaggaaaagatgACCTCTGCGTTCGTTGTGAGGATGTAGTAAGAAAAATCATCCAGCCCAGAGGTCAACAGTCACCTAACATTATCCTTAAAAGACATCATTAA